TGAAAGTGAAAATCATATTTCCCGAGCAGCTGATGATTTTGACTGCTACTGCTTTAATTCAAAAACAACATCACGTTTACACCGTTAACACTTAAATAGAAAGAGGAACGAGTTATCTAAAGGCAGATAACATTCTGCTCTTCCCAAAGCATATTTGGGCAATATATCATACAACCACCTCTTGTGGATCCCGGATTTTCCGGGGTTCACAAAACCTCAAATACTCTTCTTTTAATATAGCAGCTTGAGATGCAGCGTAGTAACTACAGGCTTCACGTTTATCATGCAAACCAGTGCAATCCGAAAAAGTGCACCGGAAAACGTCTGAAAAAGTTTGAACTGGCACGTATTCATGAGAAAGTGAATTCCATTCCAAAATATTCCATATTACTGGATCCTTTTGCCGAGAAAGCCATCTCAAAGGAAGATATGGATACCAGGGACATTGTAGTGCTGGATTGCTCGTGGGAAACAGTCGAAGAAGTCTTCCCGATGTTGCTTAAAAGAAACTTTAAGCATCGTGCACTTCCCTATCTTGTTGCTGCAAATCCCGTAAATTTTGGAAGACCGTTCAAGCTGAATTCAGCGGAAGCTTTTGCCGCTGCCCTCTACATCATGGATGCCCGGGAGCAGGCAGAAGAAATTCTTTCCAAATTCAAATGGGGACCTACTTTCCTGGAACTAAACCACGAACCCCTTGAGGATTATGCTTCTGCAAAAAACAGCCATGAGGTTGTAGAAATGCAGAAGAGCTATATGTAATCAAATCTGATTTTTTTCGCATGAAACCTCATATAGGAGTTATCGGAGCGGGAAAATGCAGTGAGGAGATCTCAATTCTTGCAGAGGAAGTCGGCAGGGAAATTGCAAGAAGTGGAGGAATCTTGCTTTGTGGTGGCCTCGGAGGAGTTATGGAAGCTGCATCAAGGGGATGCAATAAAGAAGGTGGGACTGTAGTCGGAATACTTCCGACGGACAAACCAACGGACGCAAACGATTACGTTGAGGTTGTAATAACCACTTCAATGGGACACGGAAGAAATGCAATAATTGCGCAGTCTGCTGATGTGCTTATTGCAGTTGCAGGGGAATATGGTACATTGTCGGAAATTGCACTTTCACTTGCAATGGGAAAGAAAGTTGTCTGCCTGAAATCACAATGGAATATTGAGGGAACTTATCCAGTGGACACTCCTGAAAAGGCTGTTGAAAAAGCTTTTTCATTCATATGATAATAATTGGCACAATAAGTTTATATGAAATGATATTTGTCACTCAAGTGCTTTTAAAACAAAAATTACGGGTTTTCAATGCATTTAATAATTGCCGAGAAGCACATTGCTGCAAAAAGAATAGCGTCTATCCTATGTCCCGGGAAGCCGGACAACAAGCGTGTTAACGGTATTGATACATATCAGTTTGATGATGGTGACGAAAAAGTCATCATGGGATTAAGCGGACATATAGTCCAGGTTGATTTTCCCCGTGCGTACAATAACTGGCAGGAAGTGGATGCCGGAGAACTTGTCGATGCTGATATTATTACCACGCCAACTCACACAAGAATAGTCGGTGCCTTGAAAAAGCTGGGAAGGGAAGCTTCTAAAGTTACCATCGCTACTGACTACGATCGTGAAGGGGAGCTTATCGGTGTGGAAGCTCTTGATATCGTCAAGGAAGTTAATCCTGACATTGAATTTGACAGGGTTGTTTACAGTGCAATTACAAAATCCTCAATTGAAGAAGCGTTTGCAAACCCTTTAAAAATTGATTTTAATCTCGCAGACGCAGGCCACTCAAGGCAGGTAATCGATCTTGTGTGGGGTGCAGCCCTCACACGCTACATTTCCCTTGCAGCTATGCGCCTTGGGAAATCATTCCTTTCAGTGGGAAGAGTACAATCCCCAACCCTTGCGCTTATTGTGGACAGGGAAAAAGAGCGTGATGTGTTCGTTCCACAACCCTACTGGGAAATCTATGCAACCCTCAAAAAAGACGGGGAACTTTTCACCACAAAACATTCCACTGCACGATTCTGGGACAAGGATGAAGCTGAAGCGGCCTTTGGAAAAATCGGGAAGGAAGCTGTTGTTTCACTGGTTGAAACCGGGTCAAAGAAGGACCAGCCTCCAACTCCATTTAATACAACTGAATTTATCAGGGCAGCGAACTCCATAGGCTTTTCACCTGCAAATGCCATGAGAGTCGCTGAATCACTCTACACTAACGGTTTTATTTCATACCCTAGGACTGACAATACCGTATACCCGAAATCAATTGATCTCAGGGCACAAATCGAGATGTTCAGCAAAGGGGCTTTCAGTAGATATGCTACGAAGTTACTTGCTAAAAAGGAGCTCACACCCACAAGGGGCAAAAAAGAGACCACTGACCACCCTCCAATCTTCCCGGCCTCTGTTGCCAGCAAATCCAAGCTCAAAGAAGATGAATGGAAGGTTTACGAGCTGGTTGTAAGAAGGTTCTTTGCTACTTTTGCCGAACCTGCCGTCTGGGAAACAATCAAAGCTCGCTTTGATGTCAACGGCGAGGAATTCAGGGCAAACGGCGCACGTCTTATCGAAGAAGGATGGCGCTGGTACTACCATTACAATGCACCTGAAGACAGGTTGCTTCCAAAACTTGCCGAGGGTGAAACACTTCCGATTTCAGGAAAGGAAATGCTGGACAAGGAAACAATGCCCCCGGGAAGATACGGACAGGGTCGTCTCATTAAGATAATGGAAGATCTCGGACTCGGAACAAAGGCAACACGCCACGAAATCATCAGCAAGTTGTATTCACGTTCCTACGTGCATGGAAATCCGCTTCAGCCAACACAAACCGCTTATGCTGTCGTTGAAGCCCTTGAAAAATATGCTCCAACAATCACTAAGCATGACATGACGAGCAAACTTGAAGAAGACATGGATCGCATTGCGGAAGGCAATGTCAGTGAAGACGAAGTCCTTCTGGAATCAAGAACCATGCTTAATTCTGTTTTTGATGAGCTGAAAGAAAATCAGGAAAACATCTCCGAAGCATTAAGGGAGGGACTGCGCAAAGATAAGATCATAGGCGAATGTCCTGAATGCGGTTCTGAATTAATGGTGAGGAGATCTAAGAGAGGTTCAAGGTTTATCGGCTGCAACGGGTATCCTGATTGCACATTCTCGCTGCCTCTCCCTAAGAGCGGCAATATTCTCGTAACTGACAAGCAGTGCGAAGAACATGGCCTGTACCACATTAAAATTAATACCGGGAAGCGCAGGGCCTGGGATCTGGGATGCGTTTATTGCAATTATATTGAATGGAAAGCTTCCTCTAAAGAAGAGAAAAAGGCAGAAGATAAACCTAAAACTATCAATGATATCCCCGGAGTCGGGAAGGTTACTGCTGAAAAATTAAACTCTGCCGGAATCAACACCGTTGAAGAACTTATCAAAGAGGATCCAAGGGAACTTGCAAAAAATACCAACTTACCTATTGGCAAAATTATAAAATGGCAAGAGATCATAACTTAATGGGGAGGTTACTCAAATGCAACTTGATTTTAAAGGGGGAAGCGGAGAGGTAGGAAGATCCGCAGTCCTGGTAAATGAAGAGATTTTGCTTGACTACGGAATCAAACCCGGAGATTATCCGGAATATCCTTTAAATGGCATTTTCCCGAAGACAGTAATGGTTTCACATGGTCACCTTGATCACTGTGGAGCAGTTGCGAACCTGATGGATCTGCATCCAGAAGTATTCATGTCGCCCATGACTTCCAGATTTGCACAGATTCTGGGAAAGGATACTCTGAAGATTTCAGAAGATCGTGGCATTCCCACTCCTTATGATGAGCGGGATTTGCAGGTTATGGCCCAGAGAACGAGGCTCATAGACGCAGGAGAGAGCTTCAGAACCCACGGGTATGATGCACAGTTCTATGATGCGGGTCATATACCCGGTGCCTGTGGTATTTATCTTGAGGAACCTGATGGCAAGAGTCTTTTCTACACAGGAGATATCAGCACCACAGACACAAGGCTTGTGGGTGGAGCTAAAGAATTTCCTGAAGCTGATACACTGATTATTGAAAGTACCTATTATTCAGTTGATCACCCTCCAAGAAGAGAAACTGAAGAAAGATTCATAGATTCCCTTTATGACACCCTTGATATTGGCGGAACTGTCCTGATTCCTGCTTTTGCAATCGGCAGGACGCAGGAAATTATGTTGTTGCTCCAGTCCGAAGGCATTCCTGCCTATGTTGACGGAATGGGTGTCAGGATGTTTAAAGAAATGATGGAACACCCTGATTCGATACGGAACCCAAAGGAGCTGGGCCGGGCTTTTGAAAACGCCACAATGGTTACCGGAGCAAAAAGAAAGCAGGTAGAACTTGAGAATTCTGTAATTGTTACCACAGCAGGAATGTTGAACGGCGGACCTATTCTCTACTATCTGGAAAAACTCTACGACAACCCGAAAACCAAAATAATGCTTACAGGGTATCAGGTTGAAGGCACAAACGGCAGGCTCGCCATTGAGAAGGGAATGATTGAAAATAACGACCGTGTTATGCACCTGAAGCCAAAGATTGAGCAGTATGACTTTTCAGCACACTGCGGAGAGAAGGAACTGAAAGGAATTGTAAATCATTTCTGCCGCAATGGAACTGAAACCGTGATTGCCATGCATGGAGACGGGCAGAGTACAAAGGATTTCGCAGAATGGGCTGCTGAGACTCACGGAGTTGAAGCATACGCACCCGAAAACAGTGAAACTTACATCGTGGATTAATCCACGATGCTTATTCCCTCTTTTTTAAGATCCTGACTTGTATTGATGTTTACAAGGAATCTGAGATCCGGATCTATTTTACTGATTTCAGATATGTCCACGGCAACAACGTCATCAAGCTTGAAAACCGGCGCAAGGATGAAGTTTTTTCCTTCAGCAAGACATTTTTCAATTTCCGGGATCATGGATCTTGCACGATAAACAGCATAGATTGACTGGAAGCGTCCGTCGGATTTGCGAATAAGGGCAGCGTCATGTCCCTGTGCAGCCTTGAAAAGATGTTCAACTACGTCCAGATTGACAAAGGGCATGTCGCAGGCTGTGACAAAAACATAGTCATTGCTGCTTGCCTTAAAACCTTCAAGAATTCCGGCGAGTGGCCCCTTGCCCTTGAAACTGTCAAATACAACCTTCGAGTCCTGAAGCAATGGAGAGAGCAAAGCCCTCTGATCCTCATCCCGCAGTGAAAATATTATCTCGGAACTGACCGCTTTCAGGGAATCCGTGATGACTGTCAACAGCGGAGTTTCATCCAGAAGCAGGAGAGCCTTCTCCCGATTCTCCAGCCTCTCCGCTTTTCCACCTGCAAGGATGAGGGATGTTAATTGCATGTGCTTGCTCCTTTGTACTTCCGGGTTTAAATATTTCTGCCAGCTGAAAAAGAGCACAAAGAAAAAATTAAACGTAGAGACAACTTATCTGAAACCATGATACTGAACCACGAGAAAAACGAAATGGAAACAGTGGCAGCACTTATCCTCGCAGCCGCCCGCACCGCACCCAAAGCAAAAGGTATCGATGACATCGTTACGGCTTTTGCAGAAGCCGAAGATCGGGAGAAATTAGCAGCCAAAATGGAAGAGCTTGCAGACCTGAAGGGAGAGAAGTTTGCTTTCCTCAAAAGGGATGCAGGAAATGTCAGGCAGGCAGATGCCCTGCTTGTAATCGGTGTCAAGAGCTCGGGCATCGAAGGCTTAAACTGCGGAGCCTGTGGATATGCCGAGTGCAGCGAGCTGGCAGCACAGGATAAACTCACCTACGATTACAACGGACCCATCTGTGCATTCAAGCATATCGATCTCGGAATTGCCCTGGGAGCTGCCGCAGCAAAAGCCAAGGATCTCTGCATCGATAACCGCCTGATGTACACGGTCGGGATAGCTGCAAAACAGGCAGGTCTGATTGATGCTGATGTTGCAATAGGAATGCCGTTGAGTATCAGCGGGAAGAATCCGTTTTTTGATCGGAAGTAAGGTTTAGTTTTTTATAAGGATATACTTAGGGGAGTGATTAGATGACAGATGTAACAGTTAATTCAACAATATGCGATTTTGTGCATGAAATCCACGGAGAACTCAAAGACGGAAAAATAATAGTTGATATCGAATCCCCCTGTGAAAAGATCCAACAAATGTCACATATGGAGATTCCAATGATGGAAATTCTTGATATCAAAGAGAATTATGTCATGGAAAAGGCAAAGGAAGCTAAATGTTCTTCTAACTGTCTGGTACCTTGTGGTATTCTCAATCTATGCAGAGTAGAAGCTGGATTTTTGGCAAAATCCCTGGCTGAAAAGGCAGGAAGTATGAGCATTGAGTTCAAGTAAGCTTTGAAAAGAATACCACTTTACTGAAAAAAAGGAAGGGGAGCATAAGGGTGACAGCAATATGATTGAAATAAAAGAAACGTTTGAAATGTCGAAAGAAAGCATTATTTCACTTTATCAAGCCAACCAGTGGTCTTCCGCCCAAAAACCCGAGCAACTCTACAGAGCATTAATGAATTCACACTCCCTGGTATCTGCATGGGATGGAGAGAAATTAGTAGGATTGGCCAACGCGATTTCAGATGGCCATTTAGTGGTATACTATCCACATCTTTTGGTTTTACCTGAATATCAAAGAAGTGGGATTGGAAAACAATTGATGGATGTAATGTCGAAAAAGTACAGTGGTTTCCATCAACAAATGCTAACATCCGATGTTAATTCTGTGGATTTTTATAAGGCCTGTGGTTTTGAGAGAGCCGGAAAAACCGTCCCCATGTGGATTTACGACGGTGATGAACACTAATTTCTGATGATTTTTCAGAGATTGTGACGTCAACACTCTGGATGACTCACAAAACACAAAATTGAAACATAATGATAAAATATATACCAGTGTTTCACCATACTATTTTCTAAGTATGGTGAATTTACAATGCTAACTACGTCAAGAGGATCACAGCCAACTCCTTCTTACAGAAGAATGATGGTATTTGTCGATGGAGAAAATCTTGTCTTTAATTACCAGAGTTCACTAAAAAATGGAAGGAGACCTACTCCATCTGTTCAACATGAACAAGACGTCTTTGTTTGGAATATTAATTCAGTGATCAATCCACAGCTCCATGAAATTATCAGAGCGAACTATTATACTTATTTTACAGGGTCTGATGAGACCTACGAAGTGATAGTAGACAAAATCAAGAATTTGGCATATATGAAACCCGATAAGTCTCGCCTCCCAAACAACCTTTACCCAGTGGTTTTTAAAAAGCCAAAGAAATCAGCGCAAAGTAAAGGCGTAGACATCCAAATGACTGTAGATATCTTGTCTCAAGTATACAATAACAACATTGATACTGTTTATTTATTTGCAGGTGATGGAGATTATTTACCAATAATCAAAGAAGCAATTCGGATGGGAAAACAAGTATATCTGGCAGCTTTTTCACATGGGTTGAACAAAAAGTTGGTCAACAAAGTAGATCAATTCCATTTACTAGATAACATATACTTTGAACCGATTCCCCAAGATGAGTGAAAGGAATGGATGATTTAGATGGTTGATCCAAACTGGCTACCTTCTGCTATAATGCAAACTGTAGGTGCATTATATGGCATATTTATTGCTTTTTTTGTCTTGGTTCTTCAAAGTATTAACAAATACGAGATTTCTGGATCTTACAAAATATCTGTGAAAGCATTTGATGAAAAAATTGACTCTTTTAAAGGCCTTTTCTTAATACTCACTCTTATTGTTTTCATTACTGAGATCTATAATGCGTCACTAGTTTACTTTGTGTCAGATGGGATATATGCTAGCTTTGATTATCTTTTGTTATATTCTGTTTTTAGTTTCACAGTTTCTTTGTTATATATTTTGGGTTTTTCCTACTACTTAACTTCATTCTTAATTTCGCTTGTCAAAAAAACACCGGATATCCACGTCGAGAATGTTTCATTTTTTGAGAAAGTCAACCGCTATGATTTCATTGCAATTCTTATTTGGATGACCATATTTGTTGCAATAGCCATTCTTCTTGTCTTTCTACATGAAAAGCAAGGATTCTCATATGTCCAAACTCTTCTAGTAGGCATCTTGTTGCTAGTCGTCTCCTATACAATAATTAAATTGATGGGGAAAAAGAAAGATGAATGATTTATTTGAGCGATATAAAAAATGGGTTGATGGTGGGCATGCACTTTCTGAAATTGAACCATTTATGGTTCCTGTTGTCCACGGAATTGGCCAAATAGATCGCAAACTGATTTTTAATGATACAATGTATTGTGAATTGATAGCAAAAACAGGTTCAACGGGTTCTACAGATGAAGAAAATATGGAGTACAATGAACATATCATGATTTCATATTTATGGGTACTTGGGGCCTACGAAATAGTACGTTCAATAGATCAACGCGTGGATAAAAATCGTGGTGGAGATCCAGAGTTGCTGGATGAAGATTTGAATGCAAGGGTAAAAAAAGTAAAAAAGAATTTTGAACGAATCAGAATCCCTCTTGCAAAATTCGAACCAGCAAGATCACACGAAGATACTGATGCACCGATTGCATATCCCTATACTCATATGGATTTAGGATTTGCGTGGAGAGTTTCACAGGACACTTTTATCTCCAGAAGGGAACTTTCAAATGATCTATTGGAGTTATTGGTTGCAATTCGCGACCGCAATGTAATAGATACAAAATAATTCCGACTGGTTTTTTGTTCTCACAAACTCGTCTCTCGCATATACTCCACAGACTGCTTCACAAGCTCCCGTAGCACATCCTGATCCACATCTTCCAGCTTTTTGATATACAGACAGGACTTGCCGGTAGTATATTTGCCGAGCTTGCCCAGAAGCTCATCATACTGGTCGAAACCGGGCATGATGTAGAGCGTCAGGTTTTGCTTGCGCGGGGAGAAGCCGACCATCATCCAGTCTCCCGTGCGTCCGCTGGCGTACTTGTACGTATAACTGCCAAAACCAACGATGCTGTCTCCCCACATGACAGGTTCCTCACCTGTCACTTCCTGCATCATTTTCACGATTTCAAGGGAATCATTGCGCTTCTTCTCATTCTCCACGCCGTTGAGAAAATCCTCGACACTCGCATCATTCTTTCTGGTTTTCAGTTCTGCCATTTCCAAACCCCGCCTATTTTTTGAACTACTTATTATTTCATATGAGGGGAAAAGTATATAGGGATTCGGCCAATTTTATAAAAACACTACAAGCTACCTGGGGTATTTTATTTTATAGGCTACCGTC
Above is a window of Methanohalophilus levihalophilus DNA encoding:
- a CDS encoding DUF367 family protein, with protein sequence MQRSNYRLHVYHANQCNPKKCTGKRLKKFELARIHEKVNSIPKYSILLDPFAEKAISKEDMDTRDIVVLDCSWETVEEVFPMLLKRNFKHRALPYLVAANPVNFGRPFKLNSAEAFAAALYIMDAREQAEEILSKFKWGPTFLELNHEPLEDYASAKNSHEVVEMQKSYM
- a CDS encoding TIGR00725 family protein, translating into MKPHIGVIGAGKCSEEISILAEEVGREIARSGGILLCGGLGGVMEAASRGCNKEGGTVVGILPTDKPTDANDYVEVVITTSMGHGRNAIIAQSADVLIAVAGEYGTLSEIALSLAMGKKVVCLKSQWNIEGTYPVDTPEKAVEKAFSFI
- a CDS encoding DNA topoisomerase I; the encoded protein is MHLIIAEKHIAAKRIASILCPGKPDNKRVNGIDTYQFDDGDEKVIMGLSGHIVQVDFPRAYNNWQEVDAGELVDADIITTPTHTRIVGALKKLGREASKVTIATDYDREGELIGVEALDIVKEVNPDIEFDRVVYSAITKSSIEEAFANPLKIDFNLADAGHSRQVIDLVWGAALTRYISLAAMRLGKSFLSVGRVQSPTLALIVDREKERDVFVPQPYWEIYATLKKDGELFTTKHSTARFWDKDEAEAAFGKIGKEAVVSLVETGSKKDQPPTPFNTTEFIRAANSIGFSPANAMRVAESLYTNGFISYPRTDNTVYPKSIDLRAQIEMFSKGAFSRYATKLLAKKELTPTRGKKETTDHPPIFPASVASKSKLKEDEWKVYELVVRRFFATFAEPAVWETIKARFDVNGEEFRANGARLIEEGWRWYYHYNAPEDRLLPKLAEGETLPISGKEMLDKETMPPGRYGQGRLIKIMEDLGLGTKATRHEIISKLYSRSYVHGNPLQPTQTAYAVVEALEKYAPTITKHDMTSKLEEDMDRIAEGNVSEDEVLLESRTMLNSVFDELKENQENISEALREGLRKDKIIGECPECGSELMVRRSKRGSRFIGCNGYPDCTFSLPLPKSGNILVTDKQCEEHGLYHIKINTGKRRAWDLGCVYCNYIEWKASSKEEKKAEDKPKTINDIPGVGKVTAEKLNSAGINTVEELIKEDPRELAKNTNLPIGKIIKWQEIIT
- a CDS encoding MBL fold metallo-hydrolase, encoding MQLDFKGGSGEVGRSAVLVNEEILLDYGIKPGDYPEYPLNGIFPKTVMVSHGHLDHCGAVANLMDLHPEVFMSPMTSRFAQILGKDTLKISEDRGIPTPYDERDLQVMAQRTRLIDAGESFRTHGYDAQFYDAGHIPGACGIYLEEPDGKSLFYTGDISTTDTRLVGGAKEFPEADTLIIESTYYSVDHPPRRETEERFIDSLYDTLDIGGTVLIPAFAIGRTQEIMLLLQSEGIPAYVDGMGVRMFKEMMEHPDSIRNPKELGRAFENATMVTGAKRKQVELENSVIVTTAGMLNGGPILYYLEKLYDNPKTKIMLTGYQVEGTNGRLAIEKGMIENNDRVMHLKPKIEQYDFSAHCGEKELKGIVNHFCRNGTETVIAMHGDGQSTKDFAEWAAETHGVEAYAPENSETYIVD
- a CDS encoding molybdenum cofactor guanylyltransferase; translated protein: MQLTSLILAGGKAERLENREKALLLLDETPLLTVITDSLKAVSSEIIFSLRDEDQRALLSPLLQDSKVVFDSFKGKGPLAGILEGFKASSNDYVFVTACDMPFVNLDVVEHLFKAAQGHDAALIRKSDGRFQSIYAVYRARSMIPEIEKCLAEGKNFILAPVFKLDDVVAVDISEISKIDPDLRFLVNINTSQDLKKEGISIVD
- a CDS encoding ferredoxin domain-containing protein, translating into MILNHEKNEMETVAALILAAARTAPKAKGIDDIVTAFAEAEDREKLAAKMEELADLKGEKFAFLKRDAGNVRQADALLVIGVKSSGIEGLNCGACGYAECSELAAQDKLTYDYNGPICAFKHIDLGIALGAAAAKAKDLCIDNRLMYTVGIAAKQAGLIDADVAIGMPLSISGKNPFFDRK
- a CDS encoding DUF6951 family protein; this encodes MTDVTVNSTICDFVHEIHGELKDGKIIVDIESPCEKIQQMSHMEIPMMEILDIKENYVMEKAKEAKCSSNCLVPCGILNLCRVEAGFLAKSLAEKAGSMSIEFK
- a CDS encoding GNAT family N-acetyltransferase, giving the protein MIEIKETFEMSKESIISLYQANQWSSAQKPEQLYRALMNSHSLVSAWDGEKLVGLANAISDGHLVVYYPHLLVLPEYQRSGIGKQLMDVMSKKYSGFHQQMLTSDVNSVDFYKACGFERAGKTVPMWIYDGDEH
- a CDS encoding NYN domain-containing protein produces the protein MLTTSRGSQPTPSYRRMMVFVDGENLVFNYQSSLKNGRRPTPSVQHEQDVFVWNINSVINPQLHEIIRANYYTYFTGSDETYEVIVDKIKNLAYMKPDKSRLPNNLYPVVFKKPKKSAQSKGVDIQMTVDILSQVYNNNIDTVYLFAGDGDYLPIIKEAIRMGKQVYLAAFSHGLNKKLVNKVDQFHLLDNIYFEPIPQDE
- a CDS encoding DUF1801 domain-containing protein encodes the protein MAELKTRKNDASVEDFLNGVENEKKRNDSLEIVKMMQEVTGEEPVMWGDSIVGFGSYTYKYASGRTGDWMMVGFSPRKQNLTLYIMPGFDQYDELLGKLGKYTTGKSCLYIKKLEDVDQDVLRELVKQSVEYMRETSL